From Medicago truncatula cultivar Jemalong A17 chromosome 7, MtrunA17r5.0-ANR, whole genome shotgun sequence, a single genomic window includes:
- the LOC11432031 gene encoding uncharacterized protein has translation MEPNLENSNITIPNLPQEDVEPKPKPVLTRKRNNGAMDVIRLALFMLRGRSKKKSVIPVDDKSTSIWRKIVGSIRPLHLQSNQSPPLFSQSNSQKFDQPVILLPSSPPQSIGGGSVLTDFPAEEPFSPSPMSPANSCYASAIGLNELVQSDENSRYAASAIGLNELVQSDEDIRYASAIGLNELVQSDEDSRYASAIGLNKLVQSDEENDRNDLIIEECNENGDDKIDDKADEFIAQFYQQMRLQRLNNVDRRYQERSQRSLGL, from the coding sequence ATGGAACCAAATCTTGAAAATTCTAACATCACCATTCCAAATCTTCCTCAAGAAGACGTTGAGCCCAAGCCAAAACCAGTTCTCACCCGAAAGAGGAACAATGGTGCAATGGATGTTATTAGGCTGGCACTTTTCATGTTGCGAGGACGTTCTAAAAAGAAAAGCGTGATTCCGGTAGATGATAAATCTACAAGCATTTGGAGAAAAATTGTTGGGTCAATTAGACCATTGCATCTTCAAAGCAACCAATCACCGCCTTTATTTTCTCAATCCAACAGCCAGAAATTCGATCAACCGGTCATTTTGCTACCGTCATCTCCTCCTCAATCTATTGGTGGTGGCAGCGTGTTAACCGATTTTCCAGCCGAGGAGCCTTTTTCACCTTCACCAATGTCACCGGCGAATAGCTGTTATGCTTCGGCCATAGGGTTGAATGAACTCGTGCAAAGTGACGAGAATAGCCGTTATGCTGCTTCGGCCATAGGGTTGAATGAACTTGTGCAAAGCGATGAGGATATTCGTTATGCTTCGGCCATAGGGTTGAATGAACTCGTGCAAAGCGATGAGGATAGCCGTTATGCTTCGGCCATAGGGTTGAACAAACTCGTGCAAAGTGATGAGGAGAACGACAGAAATGACTTGATTATAGAGGAGTGTAATGAAAATGGGGATGACAAGATTGATGATAAAGCCGATGAGTTTATTGCTCAATTTTATCAGCAAATGAGGTTGCAACGATTGAATAACGTTGATCGTCGTTATCAAGAGCGAAGCCAAAGGTCATTAGGATTGTGA